A stretch of Coccidioides posadasii str. Silveira chromosome 2, complete sequence DNA encodes these proteins:
- a CDS encoding uncharacterized protein (EggNog:ENOG410PMG0~COG:S~TransMembrane:1 (o1031-1054i)~BUSCO:1210at33183): MKSTLRHSFDMPIEDESARRTGSPLERRPSQRRHRNQGSSSFRLGSAFSTARSLNPSPQASRQTEHRQASKRPSNEPQLLVKKRQPQGWGGQPSAQHETSLSHPHGHPDAGQSVNAGSSQDGDKASSSTPSEPGLSNSGRPHGSTLIGLDTDPAQIVNLALSLGESRRRTMGGRTVSGGIPRDRRLSACSPVPETRILPPRDDDRQSKRQGSTSRSLLPAPFLDRGSCELEFSELSAGTIARADKARQHFELFAEYLRLLTSLPPLQSSTSLTKQGDPSAGLRSFARGRVYNPLQYIRNRKVRFRERTAINSEEEGWENVDRVRNWVDGVVSALDEGEYQPTECVQLPPLNTPAGTSEEPQESFSSPGRINTNDTTKPRRPRMDWVFTPADLLADAAWVEAGRNKLKLEDKDGNKVFPADTKLKSIQLTSHGPSPELRPTGISYDPVCSTGRLRSFTSIGSRGSSNINRGRRIQRFAHSIHLTPRHSHPRDNSKSGWRHALSRSRSSSGSLQNKDDHSYFIEDFTGREDTPCRQNVMDGLLPPLDTNMSESKSPLSHHRYAGSISSADYNSDKAILRASFEDDDVVRRTPSEKPMFPSITANLSPSVSREASPSRRHHLSPRASLDRQKTKKQKTNVDLPYSPGDPFRVGATSSLELERVGSPGPTFPTQFSRHGTHSSPEGGKGGKEPDQKRRGLFKGGRIAELVGNEVSKVGDLIRKKDPSSHSRQSSSASSVSEYVDADDDTGHSKRRLKLRLTRLPTQDQTPELSKHSIPHLPTFTSSLKHGAMSPGSTPPSVPNGSSPPKPDALEDFSQPGPAGRMKSPDTGLLIDHKESFSSGQNSKLRKETPHLPQKDDNTPVYNVAFPAPSRPKLSEATRNWSLSSHSIPKYSQSHRISKAEIVRVRAHLLSTGVKAQEICRHANTPPSAFTFNPLYTGSPDDRLNPLPVSHVQSSIIKFSESDLPSLTRDLDCLDRLITSSLNCRLRGVSTEAEHLTGQLATTSTLAIKQLHDALDKGIRKRNRRFRWVSRVGYVLLEWVLVGVMWWVWTIVMMWKLLRGIWRGSVSGIRWILWL; the protein is encoded by the exons ATGAAATCTACACTCCGTCATAGCTTTGATATGCCAATTGAGGATGAATCCGCACGCAGGACAGGTAGTCCCTTGGAACGTCGACCGTCACAAAGAAGACATAGAAATCAAGGCAGCAGCAGCTTTCGACTAGGGTCAGCCTTCAGCACTGCCAGAAGTTTGAATCCCAGCCCCCAAGCTAGCCGGCAAACAGAGCATCGTCAAGCAAGCAAGCGACCTAGCAACGAGCCCCAGTTGCTGGTTAAAAAGAGACAACCCCAGGGATGGGGAGGCCAGCCCAGCGCACAGCATGAAACCTCACTTAGCCACCCGCATGGCCATCCAGATGCAGGCCAGTCAGTTAATGCGGGTAGTTCCCAGGATGGAGACAAAGCGAGCAGCAGTACCCCCTCGGAACCCGGACTATCGAACAGTGGTCGTCCCCATGGCTCGACTTTGATAGGACTTGATACGGATCCAGCCCAGATTGTCAACCTTGCACTTAGTCTAGGCGAGTCTCGCCGGCGAACGATGGGCGGACGAACCGTGTCCGGAGGCATTCCGCGTGATAGACGTTTGTCAGCGTGTAGCCCGGTACCCGAGACCCGAATTCTGCCGCCACGAGACGACGACAGACAGTCAAAACGCCAAGGTTCAACGTCGCGCTCGTTGCTGCCAGCTCCGTTTCTCGACCGTGGGAGTTGCGAGTTGGAATTCTCCGAGCTATCTGCGGGGACAATTGCGAGAGCGGACAAAGCGAGGCAACATTTTGAGCTCTTTGCTGAGTATTTACGTTTACTCACTTCTCTCCCCCCGCTGCAGTCCTCGACGAGTCTTACGAAGCAAGGAGACCCATCTGCTGGTCTTAGGTCTTTCGCCCGAGGAAGAGTCTATAACCCTCTCCAATACATACGCAATCGGAAAGTGAGGTTTCGCGAAAGGACCGCGATTAATTCAGAGGAAGAGGGCTGGGAGAATGTCGATAGAGTCCGAAACTGGGTGGATGGTGTGGTTAGTGCTCTTGATGAAGGGGAATACCAGCCTACCGAGTGTGTTCAATTACCCCCACTCAATACTCCCGCTGGGACCTCAGAGGAACCCCAGGAGTCATTTTCAAGCCCTGGCCGCATAAACACCAACGATACTACGAAACCACGTCGCCCTCGGATGGACTGGGTCTTCACCCCGGCCGATCTATTGGCCGATGCAGCTTGGGTTGAGGCCGGCCGGAATAAGCTTAAACTCGAAGATAAAGATGGAAATAAAGTGTTTCCCGCGGATACCAAATTAAAATCCATCCAATTGACATCACATGGTCCTTCGCCAGAGCTCCGTCCGACTGGTATATCATACGACCCAGTTTGCTCCACCGGACGGTTACGAAGTTTTACATCTATCGGATCCAGAGGATCATCCAATATAAATAGAGGCCGGCGAATACAGAGATTTGCGCactctatccatcttacgCCCCGCCACAGCCATCCTAGGGATAACAGCAAATCAGGCTGGCGACATGCTTTGAGTCGGTCGAGGAGCTCTTCCGGATCCTTGCAAAATAAGGATGACCATAGTTATTTCATCGAGGATTTCACAGGACGCGAGGATACTCCTTGCCGACAAAATGTGATGGATGGCTTGCTGCCTCCTCTGGATACCAACATGAGCGAATCAAAATCTCCACTATCTCACCACCGCTACGCGGGATCTATTTCCTCCGCCGATTATAATTCCGACAAAGCCATCCTACGTGCGTCCTTCGAAGACGATGACGTAGTCAGACGGACGCCTTCTGAAAAACCGATGTTTCCGAGTATAACGGCTAATCTCTCTCCTTCAGTAAGTCGAGAGGCTTCACCGAGTAGACGACACCACTTGTCACCTCGCGCCTCCCTTGATCGTCAAAAAaccaagaagcagaagaccAATGTCGATTTGCCATACTCCCCTGGTGATCCGTTCCGTGTTGGAGCGACATCAAGTTTAGAACTAGAACGAGTCGGATCTCCTGGGCCAACTTTTCCAACACAATTTTCTCGCCATGGAACACACAGTTCGCCTGAAGGAGGCAAAGGTGGAAAAGAGCCGGATCAAAAGCGACGTGGGCTATTCAAAGGTGGCAGGATTGCTGAATTGGTAGGGAACGAGGTGTCTAAGGTTGGCGACTTGATTCGGAAAAAAGATCCTTCCAGTCATTCACGCCAGTCTTCATCCGCATCTAGCGTTTCCGAATACGTAGATGCCGATGATGATACTGGTCATAGCAAACGAAGACTGAAACTGAGATTGACTCGACTCCCAACGCAAGACCAGACACCTGAACTTTCAAAGCATAGTATTCCTCACCTTCCCACCTTCACATCATCTCTGAAACATGGCGCTATGTCTCCCGGATCCACGCCACCCAGTGTCCCAAATGGTAGTTCGCCGCCAAAGCCGGATGCGCTAGAGGATTTTAGTCAACCAGGGCCCGCCGGAAGGATGAAAAGTCCCGATACTGGACTATTAATTGATCATAAAGAAAGCTTCTCGTCTGGCCAAAATTCGAAGTTGCGGAAGGAAACGCCCCATCTGCCACAAAAGGATGATAATACTCCCGTCTATAACGTCGCATTTCCTGCGCCAAGCAGGCCCAAACTGTCCGAAGCTACTCGTAACTGGAGTCTTTCATCCCACAGCATTCCGAAATACTCCCAGTCCCATCGCATCAGCAAAGCCGAGATCGTCCGTGTCCGAGCCCATCTGCTCTCTACAGGCGTAAAGGCCCAAGAAATATGTCGACATGCCAACACACCTCCATCAGCGTTTACTTTCAACCCACTTTATACTGGGTCCCCTGACGACCGACTTAACCCTTTGCC GGTTAGTCATGTCCAAAGCTCGATCATCAAATTCTCGGAATCGGATCTCCCAAGCTTAACCCGTGACCTTGACTGCTTGGACCGACTAATTACTTCATCTCTCAACTGTCGTCTTCGTGGAGTGAGCACTGAAGCGGAACATCTCACTGGCCAGCTTGCAACCACAAGTACTCTGGCCATCAAGCAGCTGCACGATGCATTGGACAAAGGAATCCGCAAGCGAAATCGCAGATTTCGCTGGGTTAGCCGGGTAGGCTATGTGCTTCTTGAGTGGGTGCTCGTTGGGGTGATGTGGTGGGTTTGGACTATCGTGATGATGTGGAAGCTTCTCAGGGGTATCTGGAGAGGCAGTGTAAGTGGCATTCGATGGATTCTTTGGCTTTGA
- the FCJ1 gene encoding Formation of crista junctions protein 1 (EggNog:ENOG410PFS9~COG:M~TransMembrane:1 (i143-162o)~BUSCO:4667at33183), translated as MIRSSIAPSRQLLSPTTGRQWLQSSRVRGGLVGKKHYSRTRKAPVISKAIPTLDGVVLPVRGNNAFTTSAILANDSHVRSPPSPSSESAIAPEGVPRPPQSHPVQTSPGSSVDGRAQPPPETNTPPPPPPPAPKKGGRFRRSLIYLIFTTGLAYAGGIWLSLTSDNFHDFFTEYVPYGEEAVLYVEEQDFRRRFPNAARQITRRVTGPREEGQNVTIPGKSGLSWKVSEEESEAKEAGSDVSRKGKHMSATEVNKEKTAAVEQVKAKKEAAPAIKKETTPAESKKPALEEARSPALPTASPVQPLSIAIEDEPTVQELMRIVNDLISVVNADESSSRFTSTLSKAKADFEKLGERIIAAKQESYKFAQEEIEKARADMEKSANELIRRIDEVRADDAAQFREEYEAERERLARAYQEKIKTELQRVQEVSEQRLRNELVEQAIELNRKFLSDVRSLVENEREGRLSKLSELTANVGELERLTAEWNSVVDTNLTTQQLQVAVDAVRSALENSDIPRPFINELVAVKELAAGDPVVDAAISSISPVAYQRGIPSSAQIIERFRRLATEVRKASLLPENAGIASHAASYMMSKVMFKKQGSEEGDDVESILTRTETLLEEGRLDDAAREMNSLQGWSKILSKDWLADVRRVLEVNQALELIETEARLRCLQVE; from the exons ATGATACGCTCTTCAATTGCGCCGAGCCGTCAGCTGCTTTCACCCACCACCGGCCGCCAATGGCTCCAATCTTCGCGGGTCCGAGGAGGACTTGTTGGCAAG AAACATTATTCTAGAACGAGAAAAGCTCCGGTTATTTCCAAGGCGATTCCTACCCTTGATGGTGTCGTGTTGCCGGTACGGGGAAACAATGCATTCACGACGAGCGCAATACTCGCAAACGATTCCCACGTTCGATCACCCCCATCTCCATCGTCAGAATCGGCAATTGCGCCTGAGGGCGTGCCGCGGCCACCACAGTCTCACCCCGTTCAAACTTCGCCCGGTTCTTCTGTAGACGGCCGTGCTCAACCTCCCCCGGAGACAAACACGCCACCGCCCCCTCCGCCTCCTGCACCCAAAAAAGGTGGAAGGTTCAGACGGTCCTTGATCTATCTAATCTTTACTACTGGACTCGCCTATGCCGGAGGTATCTGGCTTTCTCTTACATCCGATAACTTCCATGACTTCTTTACCGAATATGTCCCGTATGGTGAGGAGGCTGTGTTATATGTGGAAGAACAGGATTTCCGTCGCCGGTTCCCCAACGCTGCCCGACAAATCACCCGGCGTGTGACAGGACCTCGGGAAGAGGGACAAAATGTGACTATCCCCGGCAAGAGTGGGCTCTCATGGAAGGTCTCTGAGGAAGAGAGCGAGGCCAAAGAAGCAGGAAGCGATGTGTCTCGGAAAGGCAAACACATGAGCGCAACGGAGGTCAACAAGGAAAAGACTGCTGCCGTTGAGCAAGTCAAAGCTAAGAAAGAGGCCGCACCTGCAATCAAGAAGGAAACCACACCGGCTGAAAGCAAGAAACCAGCTCTGGAAGAAGCTAGGTCCCCGGCTTTGCCAACTGCTAGTCCCGTTCAGCCTCTTTCCATCGCCATCGAGGACGAACCTACGGTTCAGGAGCTTATGAGGATCGTAAATGATCTCATTTCTGTAGTAAATGCTGATGAGTCATCTTCTCGGTTTACATCTACGCTTTCAAAGGCAAAGGCGGATTTCGAAAAGCTTGGGGAACGTATCATTGCGGCAAAACAAGAGTCTTATAAGTTTGCCCAAGAGGAGATTGAAAAAGCTCGAGCAGATATGGAAAAATCCGCCAATGAGTTGATTCGGCGCATCGACGAAGTCCGTGCTGACGATGCTGCCCAGTTCCGTGAGGAATATGAGGCCGAACGTGAGAGATTAGCCCGTGCCTACcaagaaaagataaagacCGAACTTCAGAGAGTTCAAGAGGTCTCTGAGCAAAGGCTCCGGAACGAGCTCGTCGAGCAGGCGATAGAATTAAACCGCAAGTTCCTCAGTGATGTGAGATCCCTGGTCGAGAATGAGCGAGAAGGACGTCTCAGCAAACTTTCCGAACTGACAGCAAACGTGGGCGAACTTGAGAGGCTGACCGCGGAATGGAACAGCGTTGTTGATACTAACTTAACGACGCAGCAACTTCAAGTTGCAGTGGACGCTGTTCGCAGCGCCCTCGAAAACTCTGACATTCCCAGACCGTTTATTAATGAGCTTGTTGCTGTGAAAGAACTCGCTGCTGGTGACCcagttgttgatgctgcTATCTCGTCGATCAGCCCCGTTGCCTATCAACGCGGTATCCCATCCTCTGCTCAGATTATCGAAAGATTTAGACGTTTAGCTACCGAGGTCCGCAAGGCAAGTCTTTTGCCTGAGAATGCTGGTATCGCAAGCCACGCAGCTAGCTACATGATGAGCAAGGTCATGTTCAAAAAGCAGGGCTCAGAGGAAGGGGATGATGTAGAAAGCATTCTCACTCGAACTGAGACCCTTCTCGAAGAGGGTAGACTCGATGATGCCGCACGTGAAATGAACTCATTGCAAGGATGGTCCAAGATACTGAGCAAGGATTGGCTCGCGGATGTGAGAAGGGTTTTGGAGGTTAATCAGGCTCTTGAG CTTATTGAAACCGAAGCTCGTCTCCGGTGCCTTCAGGTGGAATAG